Genomic DNA from Bacterioplanes sanyensis:
CTGTTCCAGTAAATAATCCTTAAAATCTTGCGGCCAAGGTTGCTCATCGGCGGCAACCTTCATACACAGCAACCAAGCATCGCGCTCTTGTGGGCCGATGTCCAAATGACGGTGCGCAACAGGAATGCGAATGGCACCGTACTTTTCACGAAACAGTTTTGGCCCTCCCAGCCAGCCGCATAGAAATAGCGTCAGCTCATCGCGCGACTCGGTTAAATCTTGCGGGTGCATATCACGAATGGTGCGCGCCTGCGGCAAGGTTTCCATGGCATCGTAAAAAGCATCGACGAGGCAGCGCAACCCGGCTTCGCCACCCGCCGTTTGAAACGAGCTATCGCCGTCGCCATAGGCCATCAGGCAAACTCTTCCATAAAGTCCAGCGCCGCTTGGTGGCGAATGGTGCGCCGGTGATTGGCCCACAGCTCCTTCAC
This window encodes:
- a CDS encoding group II truncated hemoglobin, yielding MAYGDGDSSFQTAGGEAGLRCLVDAFYDAMETLPQARTIRDMHPQDLTESRDELTLFLCGWLGGPKLFREKYGAIRIPVAHRHLDIGPQERDAWLLCMKVAADEQPWPQDFKDYLLEQLYVPAERSRNRSD